The genomic DNA CACCTTTGCCGTTAGCGAGCATCAGCGCGAGGAGATACTGCGCGCGGGGATAACCCTTCTCCGCCGCCATTTGGAAATATTTCGCCGCTTCCCTGCTGTCTTTCTTCTTCAGCCCTCTACCGGTCAGATAGATGTGGCCGAGCCGGAACATCGCCTTTGAATGATCCTGCGCCGCCGCCATCGTATACCACGGCACCGCCTTGCCGAACTCCCTCATCGGGTCTCGCCCCATGAAATATATCTCGCCAAGCTCATAGGCGGCGGCCCTGTGCCCTTTCTCCGCAGCCATTTTGTAATATTTTATCGCCTGCTCGTATCCGCCGTCGGGAACCTCCGGCACGTTTGCGTATATTCCGGCAAGACGGTACTGCGCCTCCACCACTCCGCTCTCGGCGACAGGGAGAAAATACTTTGCCGCCCTGGTGTAACTCCTCTTCACCCCTCTGCCGTCAAAATACATCCCGGCTATCTTGTACGAAGCCACGATATCGCCAAGAATGGCGGCCCTCTCGTACCAGAACGCCGCCTTCGCGTCGTCCGGCTCTATCAGTTTTCCATCTTCAAATATCTCGCCGAGTCTTCGTGAGGCGGCGGAGACATTCTCAAGCGCGACAACTTCGTACCACTTGATCGCTTCAATGATGTTCCTGTCGACACCGTTTCCGGTTTCGTAGAGAGCTGCCATTTTCATCTGCGCGTCGAGATTCTTCTGCTTCGCCGCCATGAAATACCATTTCGCCGCCTCTTTCATATCCCTCTTTCTTATTTCACCCTTTTCGTACATCAAGGCAACCCACATCTGCGCGCCCAGATCACCCGCGCCAGCCGCCATCTCGTACCACTTCGCCGAAAGCGAAAGATCAGGTGAAACGCCGATACCTTCTTCGAATATTTTGGCAAGCCTCAGCTGTGCGTCTATGTTCCCCTGCTCACCGACCTTTGTGTACCACTTGATCGCCATCTCCATCTCCGGCTTTTTTGTACCTTCGCCAAGCTCGTACATCCTTGCGAGGAGATAAGCTCCGTCGAGGTTCCCCTGGTCGGAAGCGCGCTGATACCACTTTATGGCGCTCGTGTAATCACGATTGACCCCTTTACCCGTGTAATAGATGTCGCCTAGTTTTACCTGCGCGGCGGGGTCGCCCATCAGTGCGGCCTGCCTGTACCACCAGGAAGATCTCGTAAGGTTTTTGGGGATCGACCCGCGATCCTCCGCCCAGAACTCCGCAAGGCTGTGCTCTATCTTGAAATACCTCGAACCGTTCACCGTATCGGTTTTCTTCTTTAAATCCTTGTCGGCCCTCAGCTCTTTTTCCGCATCCTTGTCCCCGGGATACGAAGGGGCATCCTTGTAACCGCTCAATGCCGTCTGATACCACTTCAAGGCGTTCTCGTAGCTTAAGGGTACTCCGTCTCCGGTCTCGAACAGCTTTCCTATCTCATACGCGCCACCCATCTCACCGCCGTCCGCCGCGGACTTGAAATAAATGTAGGCTGTCTTTGGATCCCTTGCCACCCCTTTGCCCGTCATATATATTCTTCCAGCGTTGAGGAGAGCCATGTTGTGCCCCTTCTCCCCCGCCTTCTCATACCATGAAACCGCTTCAAAAATATCCTTGTTCACACCGCTACCTGTTTCAAGCATCAATCCAAGCGTGAACTGCGCTTCGGTATGACCCTTTACGGCCGCTTTCCTTATAAGGACGGCGGCGGCTCTTTCGTCTACCGCTATTCCGTCCCCTTCGCGCATCTTCCTGCCGAGCATGTATTCCGCTTCTACATAGCCGTGCGCCACCGATTTCTTATACCAGCCGATGGCGCTCTCCCCTTTTTCCGCTTTTGTGCGCCCCAGATCGATAAACTTCGCCAGTCGATACTCCGCTTCGGGATCCCCCTGCGCGGCGGCCTTCCGATACCAGCTTGCGGCCCTCAGGTAATCCCTGTATATCTTTACTTTTTTTTCTTTCCCTCTTTTATCTTCATCATCAAGGTCTGCCTCTTCCGGTATCGCCTCGCCGCTGTCCATGACCATCTTTACGAATTCGTCGCCGACCTCGTAACCCATTTCATATACGGCACCGAGCGTACGCTGTGCTTCTACATGATTCTGCAGTCCCGCCTTCTCAAGCCACCCTATCGCCGCGACCGGATCCCTGTCGACATCGTCGCCATCCATGTATTTCATCCCGAGCCTGAACTGCGCCTCGGCATGCCCCAGCTCGGCGGCCTTTTGGTACCAGAAGATGTTCTCCAGCGGATCGCGTTTTGTCCCTTCCCCCTTGTCGAGAAGATCTGCGAGAGCGAACTGTGCGTCAGCGTTTTCATGTTCCGCCGCTTTTCTGAACAAATCGACCGCGTGGAAAGTAGCGCCATCCTCCAAACTGAGTTTCCCCAGGTAATACTCCGCGTCGCCCGAACCCTGCTCTGCCGCTTTTTCAAGCCAGAGCTTTGCTTCTACTCTGTCATTCTTTCCGCCTCGGCTGTAATACGCCTTTCCTAGGTTATACTGCGCGTCCATCAGGCCGGCCTTTGCCGATTCGAGATAAAGCGCTATAACCTTGTCGTAATTCTTTTCGCCCCCTTCGCTACTCTCCATTATCTTGGCAAGCCTGTTCTTCGCCCCGGCATGTCCCAAGTCGGACGCATGCCGGTACCATGTAACGGCGTTAGAATCATCCCGCGGTTCCAGCAATCCGAGGTCGTACAGCATCGCCAAACGGAAAGCGGACTCGGCATTGCCGGCGAGAGCCGCACTTTTGTACCACTCTTCCGCCTTGCCGAAATCCCTTATAACGCCTATCCCTTTTTCATATGCCCTGCCTGTTTCCATCTGTGCTTCGATATGTCCCTGCGTGGCGGCTTTTTCATACCAGCTAGAGGCGGAAACCGGATCCTTGTCTAGACCTAGCCCCTCCGTAAAAATAGTGCCAAGCCTGAACTGCGATTCGACGTGTCCCTTGTCGCCCGCCTTCATATACCAGTACGCGGCGTTCAGAGAGTCCTGCGCTCCACCCTCACCCCTTGCAAGCATGTCGGCAATGAGGAACTGGGATTCCATATGCCCCTGCATGGCGGCCTTTTCATACCAGCTTCGGGCCGCCGGTTGGTTTCCGTCGCCGTAGTAAATCTGGGCCAATCGATATTGAGCTTCCGGGTGACCGCTTTCTGCCGCCTTGCCAAGCCAAAGCTTAGCCTCTTGCGCGTTGTCATCACCCAGCCTGTTGAAGTAAATGAAACCGAGCCTGTATTGTGCTTCCACCACACCCTGCTCCGCGGCCTTGCGGTACCACTCTTCAGCGCCCACGGAGTCGGGTCTCACACCGTCGCCGCTATCCAGCATTAACGCGAGCCTTGCTTGCGCGTCTGCAATTCCCTTTTCCGACGATTTGCGATACCACTTAACAGCCTCTTCATGGTTCGTGGCTGTCCCTGTCCCCTTGTCATACATGACCGCGACTTTATACTCGGCATCGGTAATGCCATGCTTTGCCGCCTTGAGAAGCCACTTGAAAGCTTGAACGTCGTTCTTTTCTACCCCCTGTCCCTTTTCATAGAAAATCCCGACACGGTATTGAGCCTCCGGCTTCCCCCAATCGGCCGATCTCTTGAACCATTGAAAGGCCTCAACATGATCCTGGGGAACCCCTCTCCCCTGCTCATATATTTCACCCAGTGTATACTGTGCGAGGATATGACCGGATATGCCGGCTTTTTTGTACCATTCGATCGCAGTTTGCATATCCATTTCCGGGTTTTTATCGCTACTGTAGAAATTCCCCATCAGGTACCGGGCCTCGGAATCTCCGGCATTTGCCGATCTCTCCAGAAGAGCCAGCTCGCGGGGATCGGAAGGGATCGGCACGGAAATCTTCCCATAGCCGTTGGCATATGCGTGTTCGACAGGCAAAAAACACGCTAATAGAGCAATTATCAATAGCCTGGACATCATCCCTCTTCCGTTAAATGTAAGCAAACCCGTTATTCTGCTTATCGGCAAAAAGCATCAAATCCTGAGCAGATTATTATTTTCCCGATAAATTCATTTTGCACCAGCGGCGTGATAGAATCACTAGCGTTATGCATAAAATCGCGGTTGTGGATCCTAATGAGAAGTTCTCTTCATTCGCCGTTTTTTCCGAAAGTTTCCAAGGGGTTGCCCTTGAGAACACTGGACAGGTGAACGGCAATTTTCTGGATAAAGGTGAGACCGCGGCCAAACTGAAGGGGGAGCTTGAACGCCTCTGCCCTGAAGGATTCTCCCTCATCCTCCTCATTCCCCGGCATCTCGGGCTGGTGACTTCTGTCGCGATCCCGGCAAAATCTCCGGATATCATCGGGAAAATGATGGAATTTGAATTTCCCAGACATTTCCCCCTGAAAAAGGAGGAGTTGATCGCGGATTATTACATCGCATCCCGAAATGAGGATAGCTTCGAAATAAACCTTGCGGGGATGAAACGGGAAGATTTCGAAAAATGGATGACTCTATCGAATGACGCGGGACTATACCCCGATGGAGTTTCGCTTTCATCCGCCGCATCCCTACCTGTGCCAACCGGCTACGCAAACGGCATCCCGGGAGGGGCGGAAATGCCATCCAAAAGAGTTTTTATCTCCATATCCGCTGAAGGGTTTGAGTTAAGCTTGGTGAAAAAAGAACGGATAATGTATTCCAGGTTCACCCGTTTCAAACCGCCGATAGACGAAAAATACTTTTTTTCCGAAGAGCCGTGGGATGACTCAAGCGCAACCTCCGCCGCAAAACAGGTACAGGAAGAGTTTCAGCGCGTTCGCCTTGTATCGGGAATAGAGGGGATAGATGATTATCTCCAAAGAATTTTCATCTCTGGCGGCGGGATGCTAAGGGGGAAGATCGCCTACAAGCTGGGGGGTATCCCTGAATTCACGAAATCCGACATTACAAAACTGCCGGGCAACGACAGCAAAAGCGGTTTCGACTATACGGCAGTCGCTCAGGGGATGCTGGGGATAGACGAGGGGGTAAGGTTCAACCTTATTCCGAAAAAACAGCGCAGATCGATGTTCGATCGTCTAAGAAAAAGGCTTCTCCTCACCGGCGGAGTTTTGGGAACTGCTCTATTGATCTGGATTTCCACCGCCTGGGGGATCCAGTACTATCGGATAACAACTCTTGAGACGGAGCTTGCAAGATTAAGATCAGAGGCAACCAAATCAGAAAAAATGCTGTTGAAGGTTGACGAAATAGTCACATACCTTGGGAGCTTCATCAACTTTGCCAAGAGCCCCGCATTGACCATTGGGGTTTTTGACGCGATAAATTCCGCGCTCCCAATGAACACTCACCTGACGGATATCGACCTTCGACGCGGAAAACTTACCATCGCGGGATTATCGGGCGATTCCTCCTCCCTTATCAAGATGCTGGAAAACTCGGCGGCCTTTAAAAATGTACGGATGGTCGGTGCGGTAAATACCGCTATCGGCGGCGTGGAAAAATTCAAGATTGCGATGGAGCTTGAATGAGCAGATACGGAAGCGCCGATCTCGGCGGTGGCGGATTGCAGGGAATCAGCAGCAGACTGCGCGCAATACTTGCTCCGCTGACCGAGAGGCTGGACAAGCTTCCGGAAAGGGATAAAAAGGTTATCGTCCTGGGTGGAGCGATCTCCGCGCTGATACTTCTATACTCCTTTCTGATAGACCCCTTATACATCCGCTATGGGGAGATAAAAAACGAAGTCATTCGCACAACCGAAAAGGTAGAGAGGTTCAGATCAGTACTTGAAACTACCGAAGAAAATCAGGGGAAGCGTGAAGAGTACACAAGGGAGTTTGAATCGGCATTAAGACTCTGCTTTGAAGGCGAGACCGAAAGCATAGCGGCTGGAAAACTGGCCGAAACAGCAAGAGATATCGCCTCTGAGATCGGCCTGGTACTGAAATCCACAAAGGTTGAGAACAGCGTTATCGTTCCGGGATTCAGAACGCTCAATGTGGCGATCTCCTTCGACGCTTCATTCCCTTCCCTACTCCGCTTCACGCAGAAGATCGGGGAGAGCGGAAGAAAGATAATGATAAAAGACGCTAAAATACATTCACTGAGAGAAACCTACCCAAGCAACCAGGAAGAGATACTCTCCGTGGAGCTGATCCTCTCCGGTCTGCAGTACGTTCAGTAACGGGCCAAAAGGAATAGAAAATGGATATTGTAAAATCAATTGCCGCACTGCTGACGCCTCTGCTTGAACGGGAAAAGCTCTCCCTGTACGACATAGAGATAGTCGGCGGGGCAACAAAGGCGATCATACGGGTGTACATTGACAGCCCTTCAGGGATCACGCATGAAACATGTTCAAAGGTTTCGCGGCATCTCTCCACGCTTATGGAAGTGGAAGAGGTAGTCCCCGGGGAGTATCTCCTTGAGGTCTCATCTCCCGGGCTTACAAGGGCGCTGAAAAAGCCGGAACACTTCAGCAAAAGCATCGGCAAACTGATGAAAATAAATTTCCGCAACACATACGAAGGGGCAAAAAGCATCGTGGCAAAACTTATCAGCGAGGAAGACGGGATATTCACGGCGGAAGAGATACCGGGAAACCGTATTTACAAATTCAAATATGACGACGTGGCAAAGGCAAGATTGGAGTTCGAAGAATGACTGAAAAAAATATCACCCCTCTGCTTGAAGAAGCCGCAACGGGGCGGGGCGTTTCCAAGGATTTCATTGTAAAGGCGATAGAGCTTGGCCTCTCCCTGGCGGCGCGAAAGAAGGAGGGATTGGAAAACCTCGAAGCGCTCTTTAATGAAAAGACCGGATCCTTTGGCATGTATAAGATCAAAAGGGCCCAGGAACTGGTAAACGATCCTGAAGCGGAAATCTCCCTTGCGGATGCGCTGGTAACGGACCCTGAGTGCGAAACCGGCAAAGAGGTAAGGATACCGTTCAACTACCCGGACATTGACCGCCTCACCGCGATGACCGTCCGGCGAATATTGAAAAAAAAGATAGATGAAATAAAAAGAGACAGCCTCCAGGAAGAGATGGAACTCTCCAGATGGAAAATGGTGGCGGCGACAGTGATAGGACGGAACGAAAAGGATGACCTCATCCTGAGCATTGGACAGAAGCCGGCGCTATTGCCCAGACAGGAACAGGCTTTCAGGGAAGAGGTCGAGATAGGCGAGGTACTGCAAACCGTTATCATAGACGTAATCAGACTTGCCAACGATCCGCTGTTCGTTGTCTCCCGTACTCACCCTCTCCTCCTCGGCGGGCTGTTCCGGCGCGAAATTCCGGAAATAAGCGATGGATACGTGGTGATAAAGGGGCTTGCGCGAGACACCGCGGGACGTTCCAAGATCGCCGTATTCAGCAAAAGGGATGATATCGACGCGATAGGCTCCTGCGTGGGACCTGCAGGCGAAAGGGTTCAAAGAATAATTAAGGAGTTGAAAGGGGAAAAGATCGACATCATCAAATGGTCCGAAACCCCTGAAGAGTATATCGCGGCGGCGCTCACCCCCGCCAAGGTGACGGAAGTATTATGCGACAGGAAGACCGGCGAAGCGCTGGTAAAAACCGAGCCTGAACAGCATAAGATCGCGGTGGGTAAAGGTGGGCTGAATATTCGGCTCGCATGCCGTCTCACTCATTGGTCGATCAATATTGAAAAGGAAAAAACCTTTGGCAGGTAGTTATAATCTTCCATATCTGTAATTATAATTTTCCCCATTCCTGCAGGAGAATAGAGCTCTCCCTGGAAAAGCTCGGCAAGAGGCCGCATTATGCAAATTTTCAAAACAAAGCATAATTGGTTTCATTAAAATAATGGTATACTATAATACATATAGGAGATTGGAAAAACAGGCTTGCCTGAAGATTTCGTCATATTTGGGCGCCTTTTAAAAAGTACGGAAATTTGTGTAGAATGTCAGGTATAAGACTGCGTTCCTCCATTAAAGGAAAAGAAACTGATGAACAGGTAACGGAATGGTTTATTAACTCTTTATGAAATATTTACAGCATTCGTCACCGCAAGCAAAATGCGAAAACTCAAAATTCAACTTTACCTTTTTTATACCGATAAAATAAGACCGTGAAACACAACTGGAAATTTGGAGAGAGGAAGAAACATGTTTAAAAAAATGACCCTAGGCACTAAACTGCTCTTATCGTTCCTGATTGTCGGGATAGCTCCCTTTGCGGTTATCGGGATGCTCTCCGTTATGAAATCGAGTAGCGCCCTTAGCAGTGCATCATTTAACCAGCTGAAAGGGGTTCGCGAGATAAAACGCGCCCAGATAGAGCAGTTCTTCAAGGAGCGCGAGGGGGACCTCAATGTCCTCGCTGAAACCGTTAATACTCTCAGGGGAGAGGCATTCAGAAAGCTTGAAGCGGTTGGCAGTATTAAAGGAAAGCAAATTGAAGGCTACTTCAATGACCGGATCAACCTCATGCAAGACGTCCAGAAAAACCTCCGTTTCACAGGGGGGGTTACCGAATTTTCAAATGCCTTTGCAAAAGGGCTTCAAAGCCCTGAATACAAGGCCGTATTCGACAAGCGTTTTCCAGGCCTCAAAACATTCCAGCAGATCTTCGGCTTCTATGACGTATTCCTGATAGATATGAAGGGGAACGTCGTTTTCACTGTTGAAAAGGAGGGGGACTGGGGTGGAAATGTTGTAACCGGCTCCCTGAAGAACTCGGGACTTGGAAAAGCGTTCCAGGAAGGGAAGAGAGACACTGCGATAATAGACTTCAGCTGGTATGAGATCTCAAATGAGCCAGCCGGCTTCATAGCCACACCGCTCAAGGACGACAGCGGAAACATCCTGGGCGTCGCCGCGTTCCAAATGTCACTAAAGCAGATAAACGAAATCATGCAGGAGCGCACCGGACTTGGAAAAACGGGTGAAACATACCTTGTCGGTTCTGATCTACTGATGCGCTCCGACTCTTTCCTCGATCCGAAATTCCACTCTGTAAAGGCTTCCTTTGCCGATCCTGCGAAGGGAAAAGTCGATACGGAAGCTACGAAAATTGCCTTTTCCGGCAAATCCGGCTCAGATGTAATTATCGACTACAATGGAAACCCGGTATTGTCCGTATGGCAGCCGCTCAATATCCCCGGCATTAAATGGGTAGCGATCGCGGAAATCGACGTAGCCGAGGCCTTCAACCCCATAGATGAGAGTGGCTCCGAGTACTATGCGAAGTATGTGAAGAGTTACGGCTATTACGACCTCTTCCTGATAAACCCTGACGGTTACGTCTTTTACTCCGCGGCCAAGGAAGCCGACTACCAGACAAATATGGTGAACGGCAAATACAGCAGTTCCGGCCTTGGAAAACTGACCAGGAAAGTGCTCGAAAGCAAGAAATACGAAATACAGGATTTCGAGCCGTATGCTCCAAGCAATGACGAACCTGCTTCATTCATAGCTATTCCCATTGTGGACAAAAGGGATAATGAGCTTGAATTGATCGTCTCGCTCCAGCTTTCGCTTGAAGCGATCAACGCGATCATGCAGCAGCGCGAAGGGCTGGGACAGACCGGAGAGACATACCTGGTCGGCCCGAACAAGCGGATGCGCTCCGATTCATTCCTTGATCCCGAATTCCATAGCGTTAAAGCATCATTCGCGAACCCTACGAAGGGGAGCGTGGATACCGAAGCGGCTAGGGACGCACTTGCCGGGAATACCGATGAAAATATAATTATCGACTACAACGGGAACCCGGTACTTTCTGCCTATACACCTCTTAAGGTCGGCGACGTTACATGGGCTCTGCTCGCCGAAATAGACAAGTCGGAAGCGTTTGAGGCGGTAACTGCCATGGAGGTACTTATCGCCATCATAGCAGTCATAGGCGTTATCGCGATAATCATAACGGCAGTGATGATCGCCCGCTCCATCTCCAACCCGATAAACAAGATCGTGGAATCATTGAGAATAGGGAGCGAGCAGGTCGCCTCCGCCTCCGGCGAAATTTCATCCGCCAGCCAGTCTCTGGCCGAAGGGGCCACGGAACAGGCGTCGTCGCTCGAGGAGACATCCGCGTCCCTTGAGCAGATAGCCTCCATGACGAAACAGAACGCGGACAACGCGCTGACGGCGAATACCATGATGAGCGAGTCGCGGATCCGCGTTTCCGAAGGGGTATCATCGATGAAAGAGATGGTCACCGCGATGGATTCCATCAAGGAATCCTCGGGCGAGATATCGAAGATCATCAAGGTAATCGAAGAGATTGCGTTCCAGACCAACCTTCTCGCGCTTAACGCCGCGGTCGAAGCGGCGCGCGCCGGTGAGCACGGAAAAGGGTTCGCCGTCGTAGCCGAAGAGGTTCGGAACCTGGCGCAACGCTCGGCAACCGCATCCAAGGATACAGCCACCCTTATCGAAAACGCCGTGACAAAGGCGAATCAGGGTGGAGAGATAGTCAAGAAAGCCGCCGCCGCGCTCGACTCCATCGCCGAAAGCTCAAAGAAGGTCGGCGACCTGGTAGGCGAGATAGCCGCCGCGTCGAAGGAGCAGTCGTCCGGCATCGACCAGGTGAACAGCGCGGTCAGCCAGATGGATCAGGTAACACAGAAGAACGCGGCTGTGGCCGAAGAGTCCGCATCGGCAAGCGAGGAACTAAACGCCCAGGCATCCAGCATGGATGACTCCGTAGGCGAGCTCTACTCGCTGGTGAACGGACAGGTGATGGGTCACGACCAGCCAAAAGCACTTCTTCCGAAAAAAGGGAACGGCAATAAACCAGCGGCAGCGCCAGTGAAAAAACCGGCTTTCAGAGCAGAGCCTAGAACAGTTCATAACATACAGGGACTGCCAAAACCTGCTCCTGCGGTTCGGAAAGCGCCGGCGCCAAAACCTGCCGGCCAGGGGGCTAAGGATGCGGTCAATCCCGAAGATGTAATCCCGCTGGATGACGACGACTTTAAGGATTTTTAACGACTGATATTTTGTTCCATACGCCCGGCGCCCTTATATGGGCGCCGGGTTTTATCCCTTTCCCATATTCACCTTCCGCCATCTTGACGCCTCTGTATACTTCAGGCAAAACCTGCCGATGAATATAGAGAAAATCGCATAACCATATTTCCGGGGGTGATTTTATTAACTTTTAAGTCGCGTTTTTTTAGTATAATAAGCAACGATGGAAATTATGAGGCAACCATTGTCATACAGAACAATATTTTTAATCGCAGTAACTGTACTTTTCTTAACAGTTGGAATCCGTCCGGCCGGCGCGGCTGGTATCAACCTTGATGTCAGCGGTTTCGTCGATATGAGTTTTTCCGTTATAGATGACACCAATGTAAACACATTTTCGGTGGATGAGTTCGAGCTCAATTTTGTCGGAAATCTCCCCGACATAAACGGCAAGGTTCGTGTTGACCTCCAGTTTCACGGCACAGGCATCTCATCCATGGAACAGGGATACCTCGACATCCCTTATACTGATATGATCTCCTTCAGATTCGGCAGATTCAACGCTCCAATCGGGCTCGAAAAGCAGGATGCTCCCGACATGTATCAATATTCGCATTCCATGCTGTTCGATTACGGGCTCCCGACAAATCTTTCGGGCGTCATGATCTCGTTCAACAGGCCTTTTGCCGACCTGAAAATCTATTATGTAAACGGATGGGACGAAAATATCGACGATAATAATGACAAGAGTTTTGGAACCCGCCTCAGAATACATCCGACCGAATCCTTCAACTTTGGGATCAGCTATATTTCCGGCAAGGAAGGGGCGTTGGATGAAGGTTCGATACCCCCTAAGGAACCGGACCTTCTCAATATTACCGATGCCGTTATTACATGGCAAGGCGAAAACCTAACACTGGGGGGGGAATACAGCATAGGGACATACAAAGATCAATCATTGATGTCGGACTGGAAGGGGACACCGGATTCAAACTGGAATGGGTGGATGGTGATGATGCATTATTATTTCAACGACACCTACGGCCTGACATTTAGATATGACGTATTCGACGACGAAGATGGCGAACGATTTACAAAATGGCGTCTCGGCGACCCGGTCGATGAATCCCGCAGAAGCTGGACCATTGCCCCGACTTTCCATATCACAAAGAACCTGAACGCGGTTGTGGAATTCAGGCAGTTCTATTCCGACCACGATGTATTCCCGGACACAAGGGGAAATCCTGAAAAGGATATGGAGACATACGCCGCCGAACTCACCTATTCGTTCTGAAATAAGTCTCCAAATCCTGTCATTCAAAGCTCAGGCTGAAGTAGCCTAAATTGAAAATATCCGTCCCCTGGAAATGATTCAAAATCTCAACTTGTTGCAAGATCTTAAAAGCATAAAGCTCCCTCTCCGGTCGCGCCGGTGGCTCACTTTCGACTCCTCGGCAAAACTGCGCGGTTATCCAGAATCTCTTTGATGAAAATTGCGGGGTGGTGAAAAAATGGTGGGCCCACGAGGACTCGAACCTCGGACAACTCGGTTATGAGCCGAGGGCTCTAACCAACTGAGCTATGGGCCCGCCGGAAACTTGGCTTCTTTTTATCAGGTTTCGATAAAGCTCTTCAACCTTTTGCTTCTGCTCGGATGGCGAAGCTTGCGCAACGCTTTCGCCTCTATCTGCCGTATCCTCTCCCTGGTGACCTCGAAATCCTGGCCGACCTCTTCGAGCGTATACTCCGAGTTGAGACCTATACCGAACCTCTTCCTCAAGACCATCTCCTCGCGCGGCGCGAGCGACTGAAGCACCTTCGCTGTCTGCTCCTTGAGATTCATCTTTATGATCGCTTCCACGGGTGAGATCATCTTTTTGTCCTCGATGAAATCCCCCAGGTGGGAATCTTCTTCCTCCCCTATCGGGGTTTCGAGCGATATTGGCTCCTTTGCTATCTTCAACACGTTCCTTACCTTGTCGACCGGCAGTGACATCTTTTCGGCTATCTCTTCCGGCTTCGGCTCGCGCCCGAGTTCCTGGACGAGGTGCCTTGATGTGCGAATCAGCTTGTTGATGGTCTCTATCATGTGCACCGGGATCCTGATGGTGCGAGCCTGGTCCGCTATTGCGCGGGTTATCGCCTGCCGTATCCACCATGTGGCGTATGTCGAGAATTTGTATCCGCGCTTGTACTCGAACTTCTCTACCGCCTTCATCAGGCCGATATTACCTTCCTGTATCAG from Nitrospinota bacterium includes the following:
- a CDS encoding PilN domain-containing protein — protein: MHKIAVVDPNEKFSSFAVFSESFQGVALENTGQVNGNFLDKGETAAKLKGELERLCPEGFSLILLIPRHLGLVTSVAIPAKSPDIIGKMMEFEFPRHFPLKKEELIADYYIASRNEDSFEINLAGMKREDFEKWMTLSNDAGLYPDGVSLSSAASLPVPTGYANGIPGGAEMPSKRVFISISAEGFELSLVKKERIMYSRFTRFKPPIDEKYFFSEEPWDDSSATSAAKQVQEEFQRVRLVSGIEGIDDYLQRIFISGGGMLRGKIAYKLGGIPEFTKSDITKLPGNDSKSGFDYTAVAQGMLGIDEGVRFNLIPKKQRRSMFDRLRKRLLLTGGVLGTALLIWISTAWGIQYYRITTLETELARLRSEATKSEKMLLKVDEIVTYLGSFINFAKSPALTIGVFDAINSALPMNTHLTDIDLRRGKLTIAGLSGDSSSLIKMLENSAAFKNVRMVGAVNTAIGGVEKFKIAMELE
- a CDS encoding type II secretion system protein M gives rise to the protein MSRYGSADLGGGGLQGISSRLRAILAPLTERLDKLPERDKKVIVLGGAISALILLYSFLIDPLYIRYGEIKNEVIRTTEKVERFRSVLETTEENQGKREEYTREFESALRLCFEGETESIAAGKLAETARDIASEIGLVLKSTKVENSVIVPGFRTLNVAISFDASFPSLLRFTQKIGESGRKIMIKDAKIHSLRETYPSNQEEILSVELILSGLQYVQ
- a CDS encoding ribosome maturation factor RimP — translated: MDIVKSIAALLTPLLEREKLSLYDIEIVGGATKAIIRVYIDSPSGITHETCSKVSRHLSTLMEVEEVVPGEYLLEVSSPGLTRALKKPEHFSKSIGKLMKINFRNTYEGAKSIVAKLISEEDGIFTAEEIPGNRIYKFKYDDVAKARLEFEE
- the nusA gene encoding transcription termination factor NusA, coding for MTEKNITPLLEEAATGRGVSKDFIVKAIELGLSLAARKKEGLENLEALFNEKTGSFGMYKIKRAQELVNDPEAEISLADALVTDPECETGKEVRIPFNYPDIDRLTAMTVRRILKKKIDEIKRDSLQEEMELSRWKMVAATVIGRNEKDDLILSIGQKPALLPRQEQAFREEVEIGEVLQTVIIDVIRLANDPLFVVSRTHPLLLGGLFRREIPEISDGYVVIKGLARDTAGRSKIAVFSKRDDIDAIGSCVGPAGERVQRIIKELKGEKIDIIKWSETPEEYIAAALTPAKVTEVLCDRKTGEALVKTEPEQHKIAVGKGGLNIRLACRLTHWSINIEKEKTFGR
- a CDS encoding methyl-accepting chemotaxis protein, yielding MFKKMTLGTKLLLSFLIVGIAPFAVIGMLSVMKSSSALSSASFNQLKGVREIKRAQIEQFFKEREGDLNVLAETVNTLRGEAFRKLEAVGSIKGKQIEGYFNDRINLMQDVQKNLRFTGGVTEFSNAFAKGLQSPEYKAVFDKRFPGLKTFQQIFGFYDVFLIDMKGNVVFTVEKEGDWGGNVVTGSLKNSGLGKAFQEGKRDTAIIDFSWYEISNEPAGFIATPLKDDSGNILGVAAFQMSLKQINEIMQERTGLGKTGETYLVGSDLLMRSDSFLDPKFHSVKASFADPAKGKVDTEATKIAFSGKSGSDVIIDYNGNPVLSVWQPLNIPGIKWVAIAEIDVAEAFNPIDESGSEYYAKYVKSYGYYDLFLINPDGYVFYSAAKEADYQTNMVNGKYSSSGLGKLTRKVLESKKYEIQDFEPYAPSNDEPASFIAIPIVDKRDNELELIVSLQLSLEAINAIMQQREGLGQTGETYLVGPNKRMRSDSFLDPEFHSVKASFANPTKGSVDTEAARDALAGNTDENIIIDYNGNPVLSAYTPLKVGDVTWALLAEIDKSEAFEAVTAMEVLIAIIAVIGVIAIIITAVMIARSISNPINKIVESLRIGSEQVASASGEISSASQSLAEGATEQASSLEETSASLEQIASMTKQNADNALTANTMMSESRIRVSEGVSSMKEMVTAMDSIKESSGEISKIIKVIEEIAFQTNLLALNAAVEAARAGEHGKGFAVVAEEVRNLAQRSATASKDTATLIENAVTKANQGGEIVKKAAAALDSIAESSKKVGDLVGEIAAASKEQSSGIDQVNSAVSQMDQVTQKNAAVAEESASASEELNAQASSMDDSVGELYSLVNGQVMGHDQPKALLPKKGNGNKPAAAPVKKPAFRAEPRTVHNIQGLPKPAPAVRKAPAPKPAGQGAKDAVNPEDVIPLDDDDFKDF
- a CDS encoding porin; the protein is MSYRTIFLIAVTVLFLTVGIRPAGAAGINLDVSGFVDMSFSVIDDTNVNTFSVDEFELNFVGNLPDINGKVRVDLQFHGTGISSMEQGYLDIPYTDMISFRFGRFNAPIGLEKQDAPDMYQYSHSMLFDYGLPTNLSGVMISFNRPFADLKIYYVNGWDENIDDNNDKSFGTRLRIHPTESFNFGISYISGKEGALDEGSIPPKEPDLLNITDAVITWQGENLTLGGEYSIGTYKDQSLMSDWKGTPDSNWNGWMVMMHYYFNDTYGLTFRYDVFDDEDGERFTKWRLGDPVDESRRSWTIAPTFHITKNLNAVVEFRQFYSDHDVFPDTRGNPEKDMETYAAELTYSF